Proteins encoded by one window of Kribbella italica:
- a CDS encoding ABC transporter permease — translation MTSTTARKHSFLRRVLGCWQLYVMLLPPVVYVIVFLYWPLYGLQIAFKNFSVAKGIGGSPWVGWKYFETFVNSYQFWPLIKNTLILNVYELLALFPLPIVLALALNTVRSKLYSRGIQLITYAPHFISTVIVVGIMVMMLDPSVGVVNQLLVFLGGSPVDFLGNSDYFRHVYVWSGAWQTLGYSAIIYLAALAGIDPQLHEAAKVDGASILRRVWHIDLPGVLPVTITLLILNLGSILSSGFEKVLLLQNNLNLGVSQVIDTYVYQVGLQSSIPQFSYAAAVGLFKSVIALILVLLANWLARRVAKQSLF, via the coding sequence GTGACCTCCACGACGGCGCGGAAGCACTCCTTCCTCCGGCGAGTGCTCGGCTGCTGGCAGCTCTACGTCATGCTGCTGCCACCGGTCGTCTACGTCATCGTCTTCCTCTACTGGCCGCTCTACGGTCTGCAGATCGCCTTCAAGAACTTCTCCGTGGCCAAGGGCATCGGGGGCTCGCCCTGGGTGGGCTGGAAGTACTTCGAGACGTTCGTGAACTCGTACCAGTTCTGGCCGCTGATCAAGAACACCCTGATCCTCAACGTCTACGAGCTGCTGGCCCTGTTCCCGCTGCCGATCGTGCTGGCGCTCGCGCTGAACACGGTGCGGTCCAAGCTGTACAGCCGTGGCATCCAGCTGATCACGTACGCGCCGCACTTCATCTCGACGGTGATCGTGGTCGGCATCATGGTGATGATGCTCGATCCGAGCGTGGGTGTGGTCAACCAGTTGCTGGTCTTCCTCGGTGGCAGCCCGGTCGACTTCCTCGGCAACTCCGACTACTTCCGGCACGTCTACGTCTGGTCCGGTGCCTGGCAGACCCTCGGCTACTCGGCGATCATCTACCTGGCGGCGCTCGCCGGTATCGACCCGCAGCTGCACGAGGCGGCCAAGGTCGACGGCGCGAGCATCCTGCGCCGGGTGTGGCACATCGACCTGCCCGGAGTCCTTCCGGTGACGATCACCCTGCTGATCCTGAACCTGGGATCGATCCTGAGCAGCGGGTTCGAGAAGGTCCTGCTGCTGCAGAACAACCTCAACCTGGGCGTTTCCCAGGTGATCGACACCTACGTCTACCAGGTCGGACTGCAGTCCTCGATCCCGCAGTTCTCGTACGCCGCGGCGGTCGGCCTGTTCAAGTCGGTCATCGCCTTGATCCTCGTCCTGCTCGCCAACTGGCTGGCCCGGCGCGTCGCCAAGCAGAGCCTGTTCTGA
- a CDS encoding carbohydrate ABC transporter permease, protein MADGVAVARRPRRMKQPAGDRSVLTVNYLVLAFFGIAVLYPLIYVVSASFSSAEAITSGAVKLFPVDANVDAYRTLWQSPAVVQGFLNSLLYSVSGAVLGTALTVLAGYPLSRPDLQGRRTLTVFLLVPAVFSAGIIPTYVVVQQLGMLNTRWAIILPGAMSVFNVIITRTFYQLNIPHELLEASRVDGANDFAFFLRVALPLSKPIIAVNLLFYGIAQWNGWFSALIYLTDQHLFPLQLVLRDILIQNTVEPSQLGSQTAAQLVERQELFNKLKYALIVVGMLPPLLVYPFVQKYFVKGALIGSLK, encoded by the coding sequence ATGGCTGACGGCGTGGCGGTGGCCCGTCGCCCGCGACGGATGAAGCAGCCCGCGGGCGACCGGAGCGTGCTGACGGTCAACTACCTGGTCCTGGCGTTCTTCGGGATCGCGGTGCTGTACCCGCTGATCTACGTCGTCTCGGCGTCGTTCTCCAGCGCCGAGGCGATCACCTCCGGTGCGGTCAAGTTGTTCCCGGTCGATGCCAACGTCGATGCCTACCGCACCTTGTGGCAGTCCCCGGCCGTGGTCCAGGGCTTCCTGAACTCGCTGCTCTACTCGGTGTCCGGCGCTGTCCTCGGCACCGCTCTGACCGTGCTGGCCGGCTATCCGCTGTCCAGGCCGGATCTCCAAGGACGCCGGACGCTGACGGTCTTCCTGCTGGTCCCGGCGGTGTTCTCGGCCGGCATCATCCCGACGTACGTCGTCGTCCAGCAACTGGGGATGCTGAACACCCGGTGGGCGATCATCCTGCCCGGCGCCATGAGCGTGTTCAACGTGATCATCACCCGGACCTTCTACCAGCTGAACATTCCGCACGAGCTGCTCGAAGCGTCCCGGGTCGACGGCGCCAACGACTTCGCGTTCTTCCTGCGGGTCGCGCTGCCGCTGTCGAAACCGATCATCGCGGTCAACCTGCTCTTCTACGGGATCGCCCAGTGGAACGGGTGGTTCTCGGCGCTGATCTACCTCACCGACCAGCACCTGTTCCCGCTCCAGCTCGTACTGCGCGACATCTTGATCCAGAACACCGTGGAACCCAGTCAGCTGGGCAGTCAGACCGCCGCCCAACTCGTGGAACGCCAGGAACTGTTCAACAAGCTCAAGTACGCACTGATCGTCGTGGGCATGCTGCCCCCACTGCTCGTCTACCCGTTCGTCCAGAAGTACTTCGTCAAGGGCGCGCTGATCGGATCGCTCAAATGA
- a CDS encoding family 78 glycoside hydrolase catalytic domain, translated as MNPLGTGSRDPLLSWVVRSSGTGERQASREVEVARDADFTDLLWASGPQPGQEPNLRYGGAPLPSRTRAWWRVRVQGAAGETSLWSEPATFETGLLDPGEWSASWITHPDWAGDTDADALPLLAGEFRSGGPVAAARLYVAGLGICVPSLNGAKVTAAVLEPPYSDFARTIDYSTYDVTALLQDGPNVLGLRLGTGIAHVTAPPDRYTKFAATIARPRALAQLEILGEDGSIQRFVSDGTWRTALGPTRRSHWYGGEDYDARLVVADWDRPRGNRSDWAAAAVVPWEVELAARAAPPIQVVETITPVAMTNPAPGICVVDLGVNIAGWPLLDLTADAGHEIRIVPGEVLDGDGRVAQQEIGTPVESVYTTTAGQQSWHPEFMYHGFRFLELHGLPAGSGPEVCSGLVLRAGNESTGRFSCSNEVLDATHRIIDRAVQGNMFSVLTDCPHREKLGWLEETHLLFGVVSNGYDVQAYYRDLVRRMAEAQLDSGMVPDISPEFVVFDGGFRDDPNWGGAIVLAPWQLYRTYGDVATLRTYYPAMQRYLAYLQGKADGDLLDHGLGDWYSLEEKPPRAAVATWGYGQVAAAMAGIADVLGESGDADDHRKLLLRIRAAFHERFFDGADGYGRGQAINALALDLDAVPDELRTAVTARLAETISAAGDHLMVGEVSLPAVLRALSSGGHDELIYRVAARTDWPSYGYQFVHGATALTEAWDGPTTGASQNHFMLGAIDDWFVRRLAGIDQAADSVGYRHAVIRPAVVGDLTEASASIGTPYGPLASAWTRDDSSLRLEVDVPVGSTALVQVPLPDPSWSVEAAPESTVTKDGFHQIGSGHWSFRAAPSRSAR; from the coding sequence GTGAACCCTCTGGGGACCGGCTCTCGTGATCCGCTCCTCAGTTGGGTCGTCCGCTCGTCCGGGACGGGGGAGCGACAGGCCTCCCGCGAGGTCGAGGTCGCCCGTGATGCAGACTTCACCGACCTCCTCTGGGCCTCCGGCCCGCAGCCAGGTCAGGAACCGAACCTCCGGTACGGCGGCGCGCCGCTGCCGAGCCGGACCCGGGCGTGGTGGCGGGTCCGGGTGCAGGGCGCCGCCGGTGAGACGTCGCTGTGGTCGGAGCCCGCCACCTTCGAGACGGGGCTGCTCGATCCGGGGGAGTGGTCGGCGTCCTGGATCACTCATCCGGACTGGGCCGGCGACACCGATGCCGACGCGCTGCCCCTGCTCGCCGGTGAGTTCCGGTCCGGCGGCCCGGTCGCCGCCGCCCGCCTCTACGTCGCGGGCCTGGGGATCTGCGTGCCCAGTCTCAACGGCGCCAAGGTCACCGCGGCAGTCCTCGAACCGCCGTACAGCGACTTCGCGCGGACGATCGACTACTCCACCTACGACGTGACGGCGCTGCTGCAGGACGGACCGAACGTGCTCGGCCTGAGACTGGGCACCGGCATCGCTCACGTCACTGCGCCGCCCGACCGCTACACCAAGTTCGCGGCCACCATCGCGCGCCCGCGCGCCCTGGCCCAGCTGGAAATCCTCGGCGAGGACGGGTCGATCCAACGGTTCGTCTCCGACGGGACGTGGCGAACAGCGCTGGGTCCGACCCGGCGCTCCCACTGGTACGGCGGTGAGGACTACGACGCCCGCCTGGTCGTCGCGGACTGGGACCGGCCGCGTGGGAACCGCTCGGACTGGGCGGCCGCGGCCGTTGTGCCGTGGGAGGTCGAGCTCGCGGCCCGGGCCGCCCCGCCGATCCAGGTCGTCGAGACGATCACGCCGGTGGCGATGACCAACCCTGCGCCGGGCATCTGTGTGGTCGACCTCGGCGTGAACATCGCCGGCTGGCCGCTGCTCGACCTGACCGCGGACGCCGGTCACGAGATCAGGATCGTGCCTGGTGAGGTCCTGGACGGCGACGGCCGGGTCGCGCAGCAGGAGATCGGCACGCCGGTCGAGAGCGTCTACACCACGACAGCCGGGCAGCAGAGCTGGCACCCGGAGTTCATGTACCACGGCTTCCGTTTCCTGGAGTTGCACGGGCTCCCCGCGGGCAGTGGTCCGGAGGTCTGTTCGGGGCTGGTCCTGCGGGCCGGCAACGAGAGCACGGGCCGCTTCTCCTGCTCGAACGAGGTACTCGACGCGACGCACCGGATCATCGACCGCGCCGTTCAGGGCAACATGTTCAGCGTCCTGACCGACTGCCCGCACCGGGAGAAGCTCGGCTGGCTGGAGGAGACGCACCTGCTGTTCGGCGTCGTGAGCAACGGGTACGACGTCCAGGCGTACTACCGCGACCTGGTCCGCCGGATGGCCGAGGCCCAGCTGGACAGCGGGATGGTGCCGGACATCTCACCGGAGTTCGTCGTCTTCGACGGCGGATTCCGTGACGACCCGAACTGGGGCGGCGCGATCGTGCTCGCGCCGTGGCAGTTGTACCGGACGTACGGCGACGTCGCGACGCTGCGCACCTACTACCCTGCGATGCAGCGCTATCTCGCCTACCTGCAGGGCAAAGCCGACGGCGATCTGCTCGATCACGGACTCGGCGACTGGTACTCGCTGGAAGAGAAGCCCCCGCGGGCGGCCGTGGCGACCTGGGGATACGGGCAGGTCGCGGCCGCGATGGCCGGGATTGCCGACGTGCTCGGCGAGTCCGGCGACGCCGACGACCACCGCAAGTTGCTGCTCCGGATCCGGGCCGCGTTCCACGAGCGGTTCTTCGACGGTGCCGACGGCTACGGTCGGGGCCAGGCGATCAACGCCTTGGCCCTTGATCTGGACGCGGTCCCGGACGAGCTGCGGACGGCAGTCACCGCACGGCTGGCGGAGACCATCAGCGCGGCCGGCGACCACCTGATGGTGGGGGAGGTCAGCCTTCCCGCAGTACTGCGGGCTCTGTCGTCGGGGGGCCACGACGAACTGATCTACCGCGTCGCGGCGCGAACGGACTGGCCGAGCTACGGCTACCAGTTCGTGCACGGAGCGACCGCGCTGACCGAGGCCTGGGACGGGCCGACGACGGGGGCCTCGCAGAACCACTTCATGCTCGGCGCCATCGACGACTGGTTCGTCCGACGGCTGGCCGGAATCGACCAGGCAGCGGATTCCGTCGGCTACCGGCACGCGGTGATCAGACCGGCGGTCGTCGGCGATCTCACCGAGGCATCGGCGTCGATCGGTACGCCGTACGGACCGCTCGCGAGTGCTTGGACTCGCGACGACTCGAGCCTGCGGCTCGAGGTCGACGTGCCGGTCGGATCGACAGCGCTGGTCCAGGTGCCGCTGCCCGACCCGAGCTGGTCGGTGGAGGCGGCACCGGAATCGACCGTCACCAAGGACGGCTTCCACCAGATCGGGTCGGGGCACTGGTCGTTCCGTGCCGCACCCTCGAGGAGTGCGCGATGA